Proteins from one Mercurialis annua linkage group LG7, ddMerAnnu1.2, whole genome shotgun sequence genomic window:
- the LOC126655144 gene encoding ABC transporter B family member 21-like isoform X1 — protein MTGENSNDKVCEASSNGSKENEKTVPYYKLFSFADSIDMLLMTAGTIGAFGNGISLPLLPLLLGRMVDSFGSNQSNKNIVHIISKVSLQFVYLAIGAAAASFLQVTCWMVTGERQATRIRGYYLKTILRQDIAFFDTEMSTGEIIGRMSGDTVLIQDAMGEKVGKFLQLMAAFFGGFIIAFSKGWMLALALSPAIPIIVLFGAISSICISKMAARGQNSYAEAATVVEQTIGSIRTVASFTGEKRAINDYNMHLQTAYKSGVREGVVAGIGFGAVVLVIVSTFGMAVWFGAKMILEKGYTGGQVVSVVLVVLTSSMSLGRASPSLRAFAAGQAAAYKMFETINRKSEIDAYDTNGRVLDDIHGNIELREVYFRYPARADEEILSGFSLFIPSGSTAALVGQSGSGKSTIISLIERFYDPQSGGVFIDGINLKEFQLKWIREKIGLVSQEPALFTCSVKDNIAYGKDGATLEEIRAAVELANAAKFIEKLPQGLDTMVGEHGTQFSGGQKQRIAIARAILKNPTILLLDEATSALDAESERIVQHALDRVMNDRTTVIVAHRLTTVRNVDTIIVIHQGKIVEKGTHQELLEDPEGEYSKLIRLQEVNNETKQAIGELNKSEISIESIRQSSSQRRLLQCSSSSYHESLSFSCDFPSEHCGHDLEKDLNAFPLKEQIPEVSIYSLAYLNKPELPILIVGTITASINGTILTIYGVLISKAIKTFFKPPHELREDSKFWALMFMTLGLIKLAVHPLRSYLFSIAGSKLVQRIRSICFERVVYMEIGWFDDQEHSSGAIGARLSADAAAVQVLVGDALAELVQNIATIVIAMIFAFTANWQLAFVILAMIPMMCVNTFLQVKSLKGFSADANKIYEEASQVANDAVRSIRTIASFCAEEKVIQLYGEKCEGPKRTGLRIGLISGVGFGVSSFFLFVFYAISFYVGALLIEGNHTTFADVFQVFFALTMAATGISHSSSIGVDTAKVNAAVASVFRIIHQKSMINPSDESGTILQNVRGDIELHCISFKYPSRPDIQIFQDLSLAIHSGKTVALVGESGSGKSTVIALLQRFYDPDSGHITLDGVKIQMLQLKWFRQQMGLVSQEPVLFNDTIRANIAYGKEGNVSEAEIIAAAELANAHKFISSLQQGYETMVGERGIQLSGGQKQRVAIARAIVKCPKILLLDEATSALDVESERVVQDALDRIVVNRTTVVVAHRLSTIKNADVIAVLSNGFIVEKGSHEELINNRDGFYASLVALHMTAKT, from the exons ATGACGGGAGAGAATAGCAATGACAAGGTCTGTGAGGCTAGCTCAAATGGAAGCaaagaaaatgagaaaacgGTTCCATATTATAAGCTCTTTTCTTTTGCTGATTCCATCGATATGTTGCTGATGACTGCCGGTACTATTGGTGCTTTTGGAAACGGAATTTCTTTGCCTCTTTTGCCGTTGCTTTTAGGACGAATGGTCGATTCCTTTGGAAGTAACCAATCCAATAAAAACATAGTTCATATTATTTCTAAG GTATCTTTGCAATTTGTCTACTTAGCAATCGGAGCTGCAGCAGCATCATTTCTTc AGGTGACTTGCTGGATGGTTACAGGAGAAAGACAAGCAACAAGGATAAGAGGTTATTATTTGAAAACTATACTCAGACAAGATATTGCTTTCTTTGATACCGAAATGAGTACCGGAGAGATCATTGGCAGAATGTCTGGCGATACTGTTCTTATACAAGATGCAATGGGTGAGAAG GTTGGAAAATTTCTGCAGTTAATGGCTGCATTTTTTGGGGGTTTTATTATAGCATTTAGCAAAGGGTGGATGCTTGCCCTTGCCTTGTCACCTGCTATTCCTATAATCGTATTATTTGGTGCAATTTCTTCCATTTGCATATCGAAAATGGCAGCCCGTGGACAAAATTCGTATGCAGAAGCAGCAACTGTAGTAGAGCAAACAATTGGCTCAATCAGAACT GTTGCATCATTTACCGGAGAAAAACGAGCCATTAATGATTACAACATGCATCTTCAAACTGCATATAAATCAGGTGTGCGAGAAGGCGTTGTAGCTGGAATAGGCTTCGGTGCAGTTGTTCTAGTTATTGTCAGTACCTTTGGCATGGCTGTATGGTTTGGTGCTAAGATGATCTTAGAAAAAGGATATACCGGAGGACAAGTGGTTAGTGTGGTACTTGTGGTGTTGACAAGCTCAAT GTCCTTAGGAAGAGCCTCTCCTTCTCTGAGGGCATTTGCTGCCGGTCAAGCAGCAGCTTATAAAATGTTTGAGACTATTAACAGGAAGTCAGAGATAGATGCATATGATACAAATGGAAGAGTATTGGATGATATCCATGGAAATATAGAGTTGAGGGAAGTATATTTTAGATATCCAGCCAGAGCTGATGAGGAGATATTGAGTGGATTCTCTCTTTTTATCCCAAGTGGCTCAACTGCGGCTTTGGTTGGGCAGAGTGGAAGCGGAAAATCAACGATAATAAGTCTGATAGAGAGATTTTATGATCCACAATCTGGTGGAGTTTTTATAGATGGCATTAACCTCAAAGAATTTCAACTTAAATGGATTAGAGAGAAAATTGGTTTAGTCAGCCAGGAACCTGCTCTTTTTACATGTAGTGTCAAGGATAATATTGCATATGGGAAGGATGGTGCAACTCTTGAAGAGATCAGAGCTGCAGTTGAACTGGCCAATGCTGCAAAGTTTATCGAAAAACTTCCTCAG GGCCTTGACACCATGGTTGGTGAGCATGGAACACAATTTTCTGGTGGACAAAAGCAAAGAATTGCAATTGCAAGAGCAATCTTGAAGAACCCTACAATTTTACTTTTGGATGAAGCTACAAGTGCACTTGATGCAGAATCTGAGCGGATAGTGCAACATGCACTAGACAGGGTCATGAATGATCGGACCACTGTAATTGTTGCCCATCGTTTGACGACTGTAAGAAATGTTGATACCATTATTGTCATTCATCAAGGAAAGATTGTTGAAAAAG GCACTCATCAGGAACTACTTGAAGATCCTGAGGGGGAATACTCAAAGCTTATACGCTTACAAGAAGTAAacaatgaaacaaaacaagcaatAGGTGAACTCAATAAATCAGAAATTTCAATTGAATCAATTAGACAATCATCAAGTCAAAGAAGGTTACTGCAATGTTCCTCAAGTAGCTATCATGAATCCCTATCATTTTCCTGCGATTTTCCTTCAGAACACTGTGGTCATGACTTGGAAAAGGATCTAAATGCATTTCCATTGAAAGAACAAATTCCAGAAGTCTCAATCTACAGCCTTGCCTATCTTAACAAACCAGAGCTTCCAATTCTTATAGTTGGTACTATTACTGCAAGTATTAATGGTACAATACTGACAATTTATGGTGTACTAATTTCTAAagcaatcaaaacatttttcaagCCGCCTCATGAACTGAGAGAGGACTCAAAGTTCTGGGCACTAATGTTTATGACCCTTGGTTTGATAAAATTGGCGGTGCATCCATTGAGATCATACCTATTTTCTATTGCTGGATCGAAGTTAGTCCAGCGGATTCGATCTATTTGTTTTGAGAGGGTAGTTTATATGGAAATTGGCTGGTTTGACGATCAAGAGCATTCAAGCGGTGCAATTGGTGCTAGGCTCTCAGCAGATGCAGCTGCAGTTCAAGTTTTAGTGGGTGATGCTCTAGCTGAATTGGTTCAAAACATTGCAACAATAGTAATAGCAATGATCTTTGCTTTTACTGCAAATTGGCAACTAGCATTCGTTATCCTGGCTATGATCCCAATGATGTGCGTCAATACTTTCCTGCAAGTGAAATCCTTGAAAGGGTTTAGTGCAGATGCAAAT AAGATTTACGAGGAAGCAAGCCAAGTTGCTAATGATGCGGTCAGAAGTATCAGAACAATTGCTTCTTTTTGTGCTGAGGAGAAAGTGATACAACTATATGGAGAGAAGTGCGAAGGTCCTAAAAGAACAGGACTAAGGATAGGACTGATCAGTGGTGTGGGATTTGGAGTGTCCTCCTTCTTTCTCTTTGTTTTCTATGCAATTAGTTTCTACGTCGGAGCTCTACTAATTGAGGGCAACCACACAACATTTGCAGATGTTTTTCAG GTTTTCTTTGCATTAACTATGGCAGCAACAGGAATTTCCCACTCAAGTTCCATTGGTGTTGATACAGCCAAAGTTAATGCTGCTGTTGCTTCTGTATTTAGAATAATACACCAAAAATCGATGATTAATCCTAGCGATGAGTCGGGAACAATATTACAAAATGTTAGAGGAGATATTGAGCTTCATTGTATAAGCTTTAAATATCCATCCAGGCCAGATATTCAAATTTTCCAGGACCTCAGCCTGGCTATTCATTCCGGCAAG ACTGTTGCCTTAGTTGGAGAAAGTGGGAGCGGTAAATCGACAGTGATTGCATTGCTGCAAAGATTCTATGATCCAGATTCAGGTCATATCACTCTCGACGGAGTCAAAATCCAGATGCTTCAGCTGAAATGGTTTAGACAGCAGATGGGACTGGTTAGCCAAGAGCCTGTCCTGTTCAACGACACAATCCGCGCCAACATTGCATACGGAAAGGAAGGAAATGTGAGCGAGGCAGAAATTATTGCTGCAGCAGAGTTGGCCAATGCCCACAAATTCATTAGTAGCTTACAACAG GGTTATGAAACAATGGTAGGGGAGCGAGGAATTCAACTGTCTGGAGGACAGAAGCAAAGGGTAGCCATAGCTCGAGCCATAGTGAAGTGTCCGAAGATATTACTGCTAGATGAGGCAACGAGTGCATTAGATGTCGAGTCTGAAAGAGTGGTTCAAGATGCATTGGACAGAATCGTTGTGAATAGGACTACAGTTGTCGTCGCTCATCGATTATCGACAATCAAGAATGCAGATGTTATTGCAGTGCTTAGCAATGGATTTATAGTAGAGAAAGGAAGTCACGAGGAACTAATCAACAACAGAGATGGTTTCTATGCATCCTTAGTTGCTCTTCACATGACTGCTAAAACATAA
- the LOC126655144 gene encoding ABC transporter B family member 21-like isoform X4 produces the protein MQWVGKFLQLMAAFFGGFIIAFSKGWMLALALSPAIPIIVLFGAISSICISKMAARGQNSYAEAATVVEQTIGSIRTVASFTGEKRAINDYNMHLQTAYKSGVREGVVAGIGFGAVVLVIVSTFGMAVWFGAKMILEKGYTGGQVVSVVLVVLTSSMSLGRASPSLRAFAAGQAAAYKMFETINRKSEIDAYDTNGRVLDDIHGNIELREVYFRYPARADEEILSGFSLFIPSGSTAALVGQSGSGKSTIISLIERFYDPQSGGVFIDGINLKEFQLKWIREKIGLVSQEPALFTCSVKDNIAYGKDGATLEEIRAAVELANAAKFIEKLPQGLDTMVGEHGTQFSGGQKQRIAIARAILKNPTILLLDEATSALDAESERIVQHALDRVMNDRTTVIVAHRLTTVRNVDTIIVIHQGKIVEKGTHQELLEDPEGEYSKLIRLQEVNNETKQAIGELNKSEISIESIRQSSSQRRLLQCSSSSYHESLSFSCDFPSEHCGHDLEKDLNAFPLKEQIPEVSIYSLAYLNKPELPILIVGTITASINGTILTIYGVLISKAIKTFFKPPHELREDSKFWALMFMTLGLIKLAVHPLRSYLFSIAGSKLVQRIRSICFERVVYMEIGWFDDQEHSSGAIGARLSADAAAVQVLVGDALAELVQNIATIVIAMIFAFTANWQLAFVILAMIPMMCVNTFLQVKSLKGFSADANKIYEEASQVANDAVRSIRTIASFCAEEKVIQLYGEKCEGPKRTGLRIGLISGVGFGVSSFFLFVFYAISFYVGALLIEGNHTTFADVFQVFFALTMAATGISHSSSIGVDTAKVNAAVASVFRIIHQKSMINPSDESGTILQNVRGDIELHCISFKYPSRPDIQIFQDLSLAIHSGKTVALVGESGSGKSTVIALLQRFYDPDSGHITLDGVKIQMLQLKWFRQQMGLVSQEPVLFNDTIRANIAYGKEGNVSEAEIIAAAELANAHKFISSLQQGYETMVGERGIQLSGGQKQRVAIARAIVKCPKILLLDEATSALDVESERVVQDALDRIVVNRTTVVVAHRLSTIKNADVIAVLSNGFIVEKGSHEELINNRDGFYASLVALHMTAKT, from the exons ATGCAATGG GTTGGAAAATTTCTGCAGTTAATGGCTGCATTTTTTGGGGGTTTTATTATAGCATTTAGCAAAGGGTGGATGCTTGCCCTTGCCTTGTCACCTGCTATTCCTATAATCGTATTATTTGGTGCAATTTCTTCCATTTGCATATCGAAAATGGCAGCCCGTGGACAAAATTCGTATGCAGAAGCAGCAACTGTAGTAGAGCAAACAATTGGCTCAATCAGAACT GTTGCATCATTTACCGGAGAAAAACGAGCCATTAATGATTACAACATGCATCTTCAAACTGCATATAAATCAGGTGTGCGAGAAGGCGTTGTAGCTGGAATAGGCTTCGGTGCAGTTGTTCTAGTTATTGTCAGTACCTTTGGCATGGCTGTATGGTTTGGTGCTAAGATGATCTTAGAAAAAGGATATACCGGAGGACAAGTGGTTAGTGTGGTACTTGTGGTGTTGACAAGCTCAAT GTCCTTAGGAAGAGCCTCTCCTTCTCTGAGGGCATTTGCTGCCGGTCAAGCAGCAGCTTATAAAATGTTTGAGACTATTAACAGGAAGTCAGAGATAGATGCATATGATACAAATGGAAGAGTATTGGATGATATCCATGGAAATATAGAGTTGAGGGAAGTATATTTTAGATATCCAGCCAGAGCTGATGAGGAGATATTGAGTGGATTCTCTCTTTTTATCCCAAGTGGCTCAACTGCGGCTTTGGTTGGGCAGAGTGGAAGCGGAAAATCAACGATAATAAGTCTGATAGAGAGATTTTATGATCCACAATCTGGTGGAGTTTTTATAGATGGCATTAACCTCAAAGAATTTCAACTTAAATGGATTAGAGAGAAAATTGGTTTAGTCAGCCAGGAACCTGCTCTTTTTACATGTAGTGTCAAGGATAATATTGCATATGGGAAGGATGGTGCAACTCTTGAAGAGATCAGAGCTGCAGTTGAACTGGCCAATGCTGCAAAGTTTATCGAAAAACTTCCTCAG GGCCTTGACACCATGGTTGGTGAGCATGGAACACAATTTTCTGGTGGACAAAAGCAAAGAATTGCAATTGCAAGAGCAATCTTGAAGAACCCTACAATTTTACTTTTGGATGAAGCTACAAGTGCACTTGATGCAGAATCTGAGCGGATAGTGCAACATGCACTAGACAGGGTCATGAATGATCGGACCACTGTAATTGTTGCCCATCGTTTGACGACTGTAAGAAATGTTGATACCATTATTGTCATTCATCAAGGAAAGATTGTTGAAAAAG GCACTCATCAGGAACTACTTGAAGATCCTGAGGGGGAATACTCAAAGCTTATACGCTTACAAGAAGTAAacaatgaaacaaaacaagcaatAGGTGAACTCAATAAATCAGAAATTTCAATTGAATCAATTAGACAATCATCAAGTCAAAGAAGGTTACTGCAATGTTCCTCAAGTAGCTATCATGAATCCCTATCATTTTCCTGCGATTTTCCTTCAGAACACTGTGGTCATGACTTGGAAAAGGATCTAAATGCATTTCCATTGAAAGAACAAATTCCAGAAGTCTCAATCTACAGCCTTGCCTATCTTAACAAACCAGAGCTTCCAATTCTTATAGTTGGTACTATTACTGCAAGTATTAATGGTACAATACTGACAATTTATGGTGTACTAATTTCTAAagcaatcaaaacatttttcaagCCGCCTCATGAACTGAGAGAGGACTCAAAGTTCTGGGCACTAATGTTTATGACCCTTGGTTTGATAAAATTGGCGGTGCATCCATTGAGATCATACCTATTTTCTATTGCTGGATCGAAGTTAGTCCAGCGGATTCGATCTATTTGTTTTGAGAGGGTAGTTTATATGGAAATTGGCTGGTTTGACGATCAAGAGCATTCAAGCGGTGCAATTGGTGCTAGGCTCTCAGCAGATGCAGCTGCAGTTCAAGTTTTAGTGGGTGATGCTCTAGCTGAATTGGTTCAAAACATTGCAACAATAGTAATAGCAATGATCTTTGCTTTTACTGCAAATTGGCAACTAGCATTCGTTATCCTGGCTATGATCCCAATGATGTGCGTCAATACTTTCCTGCAAGTGAAATCCTTGAAAGGGTTTAGTGCAGATGCAAAT AAGATTTACGAGGAAGCAAGCCAAGTTGCTAATGATGCGGTCAGAAGTATCAGAACAATTGCTTCTTTTTGTGCTGAGGAGAAAGTGATACAACTATATGGAGAGAAGTGCGAAGGTCCTAAAAGAACAGGACTAAGGATAGGACTGATCAGTGGTGTGGGATTTGGAGTGTCCTCCTTCTTTCTCTTTGTTTTCTATGCAATTAGTTTCTACGTCGGAGCTCTACTAATTGAGGGCAACCACACAACATTTGCAGATGTTTTTCAG GTTTTCTTTGCATTAACTATGGCAGCAACAGGAATTTCCCACTCAAGTTCCATTGGTGTTGATACAGCCAAAGTTAATGCTGCTGTTGCTTCTGTATTTAGAATAATACACCAAAAATCGATGATTAATCCTAGCGATGAGTCGGGAACAATATTACAAAATGTTAGAGGAGATATTGAGCTTCATTGTATAAGCTTTAAATATCCATCCAGGCCAGATATTCAAATTTTCCAGGACCTCAGCCTGGCTATTCATTCCGGCAAG ACTGTTGCCTTAGTTGGAGAAAGTGGGAGCGGTAAATCGACAGTGATTGCATTGCTGCAAAGATTCTATGATCCAGATTCAGGTCATATCACTCTCGACGGAGTCAAAATCCAGATGCTTCAGCTGAAATGGTTTAGACAGCAGATGGGACTGGTTAGCCAAGAGCCTGTCCTGTTCAACGACACAATCCGCGCCAACATTGCATACGGAAAGGAAGGAAATGTGAGCGAGGCAGAAATTATTGCTGCAGCAGAGTTGGCCAATGCCCACAAATTCATTAGTAGCTTACAACAG GGTTATGAAACAATGGTAGGGGAGCGAGGAATTCAACTGTCTGGAGGACAGAAGCAAAGGGTAGCCATAGCTCGAGCCATAGTGAAGTGTCCGAAGATATTACTGCTAGATGAGGCAACGAGTGCATTAGATGTCGAGTCTGAAAGAGTGGTTCAAGATGCATTGGACAGAATCGTTGTGAATAGGACTACAGTTGTCGTCGCTCATCGATTATCGACAATCAAGAATGCAGATGTTATTGCAGTGCTTAGCAATGGATTTATAGTAGAGAAAGGAAGTCACGAGGAACTAATCAACAACAGAGATGGTTTCTATGCATCCTTAGTTGCTCTTCACATGACTGCTAAAACATAA
- the LOC126655144 gene encoding ABC transporter B family member 21-like isoform X6, which yields MCFNKEDLGLVITSFIGVREGVVAGIGFGAVVLVIVSTFGMAVWFGAKMILEKGYTGGQVVSVVLVVLTSSMSLGRASPSLRAFAAGQAAAYKMFETINRKSEIDAYDTNGRVLDDIHGNIELREVYFRYPARADEEILSGFSLFIPSGSTAALVGQSGSGKSTIISLIERFYDPQSGGVFIDGINLKEFQLKWIREKIGLVSQEPALFTCSVKDNIAYGKDGATLEEIRAAVELANAAKFIEKLPQGLDTMVGEHGTQFSGGQKQRIAIARAILKNPTILLLDEATSALDAESERIVQHALDRVMNDRTTVIVAHRLTTVRNVDTIIVIHQGKIVEKGTHQELLEDPEGEYSKLIRLQEVNNETKQAIGELNKSEISIESIRQSSSQRRLLQCSSSSYHESLSFSCDFPSEHCGHDLEKDLNAFPLKEQIPEVSIYSLAYLNKPELPILIVGTITASINGTILTIYGVLISKAIKTFFKPPHELREDSKFWALMFMTLGLIKLAVHPLRSYLFSIAGSKLVQRIRSICFERVVYMEIGWFDDQEHSSGAIGARLSADAAAVQVLVGDALAELVQNIATIVIAMIFAFTANWQLAFVILAMIPMMCVNTFLQVKSLKGFSADANKIYEEASQVANDAVRSIRTIASFCAEEKVIQLYGEKCEGPKRTGLRIGLISGVGFGVSSFFLFVFYAISFYVGALLIEGNHTTFADVFQVFFALTMAATGISHSSSIGVDTAKVNAAVASVFRIIHQKSMINPSDESGTILQNVRGDIELHCISFKYPSRPDIQIFQDLSLAIHSGKTVALVGESGSGKSTVIALLQRFYDPDSGHITLDGVKIQMLQLKWFRQQMGLVSQEPVLFNDTIRANIAYGKEGNVSEAEIIAAAELANAHKFISSLQQGYETMVGERGIQLSGGQKQRVAIARAIVKCPKILLLDEATSALDVESERVVQDALDRIVVNRTTVVVAHRLSTIKNADVIAVLSNGFIVEKGSHEELINNRDGFYASLVALHMTAKT from the exons ATGTGCTTTAATAAAGAAGATTTAGGTCTCGTTATTACTTCATTTATAG GTGTGCGAGAAGGCGTTGTAGCTGGAATAGGCTTCGGTGCAGTTGTTCTAGTTATTGTCAGTACCTTTGGCATGGCTGTATGGTTTGGTGCTAAGATGATCTTAGAAAAAGGATATACCGGAGGACAAGTGGTTAGTGTGGTACTTGTGGTGTTGACAAGCTCAAT GTCCTTAGGAAGAGCCTCTCCTTCTCTGAGGGCATTTGCTGCCGGTCAAGCAGCAGCTTATAAAATGTTTGAGACTATTAACAGGAAGTCAGAGATAGATGCATATGATACAAATGGAAGAGTATTGGATGATATCCATGGAAATATAGAGTTGAGGGAAGTATATTTTAGATATCCAGCCAGAGCTGATGAGGAGATATTGAGTGGATTCTCTCTTTTTATCCCAAGTGGCTCAACTGCGGCTTTGGTTGGGCAGAGTGGAAGCGGAAAATCAACGATAATAAGTCTGATAGAGAGATTTTATGATCCACAATCTGGTGGAGTTTTTATAGATGGCATTAACCTCAAAGAATTTCAACTTAAATGGATTAGAGAGAAAATTGGTTTAGTCAGCCAGGAACCTGCTCTTTTTACATGTAGTGTCAAGGATAATATTGCATATGGGAAGGATGGTGCAACTCTTGAAGAGATCAGAGCTGCAGTTGAACTGGCCAATGCTGCAAAGTTTATCGAAAAACTTCCTCAG GGCCTTGACACCATGGTTGGTGAGCATGGAACACAATTTTCTGGTGGACAAAAGCAAAGAATTGCAATTGCAAGAGCAATCTTGAAGAACCCTACAATTTTACTTTTGGATGAAGCTACAAGTGCACTTGATGCAGAATCTGAGCGGATAGTGCAACATGCACTAGACAGGGTCATGAATGATCGGACCACTGTAATTGTTGCCCATCGTTTGACGACTGTAAGAAATGTTGATACCATTATTGTCATTCATCAAGGAAAGATTGTTGAAAAAG GCACTCATCAGGAACTACTTGAAGATCCTGAGGGGGAATACTCAAAGCTTATACGCTTACAAGAAGTAAacaatgaaacaaaacaagcaatAGGTGAACTCAATAAATCAGAAATTTCAATTGAATCAATTAGACAATCATCAAGTCAAAGAAGGTTACTGCAATGTTCCTCAAGTAGCTATCATGAATCCCTATCATTTTCCTGCGATTTTCCTTCAGAACACTGTGGTCATGACTTGGAAAAGGATCTAAATGCATTTCCATTGAAAGAACAAATTCCAGAAGTCTCAATCTACAGCCTTGCCTATCTTAACAAACCAGAGCTTCCAATTCTTATAGTTGGTACTATTACTGCAAGTATTAATGGTACAATACTGACAATTTATGGTGTACTAATTTCTAAagcaatcaaaacatttttcaagCCGCCTCATGAACTGAGAGAGGACTCAAAGTTCTGGGCACTAATGTTTATGACCCTTGGTTTGATAAAATTGGCGGTGCATCCATTGAGATCATACCTATTTTCTATTGCTGGATCGAAGTTAGTCCAGCGGATTCGATCTATTTGTTTTGAGAGGGTAGTTTATATGGAAATTGGCTGGTTTGACGATCAAGAGCATTCAAGCGGTGCAATTGGTGCTAGGCTCTCAGCAGATGCAGCTGCAGTTCAAGTTTTAGTGGGTGATGCTCTAGCTGAATTGGTTCAAAACATTGCAACAATAGTAATAGCAATGATCTTTGCTTTTACTGCAAATTGGCAACTAGCATTCGTTATCCTGGCTATGATCCCAATGATGTGCGTCAATACTTTCCTGCAAGTGAAATCCTTGAAAGGGTTTAGTGCAGATGCAAAT AAGATTTACGAGGAAGCAAGCCAAGTTGCTAATGATGCGGTCAGAAGTATCAGAACAATTGCTTCTTTTTGTGCTGAGGAGAAAGTGATACAACTATATGGAGAGAAGTGCGAAGGTCCTAAAAGAACAGGACTAAGGATAGGACTGATCAGTGGTGTGGGATTTGGAGTGTCCTCCTTCTTTCTCTTTGTTTTCTATGCAATTAGTTTCTACGTCGGAGCTCTACTAATTGAGGGCAACCACACAACATTTGCAGATGTTTTTCAG GTTTTCTTTGCATTAACTATGGCAGCAACAGGAATTTCCCACTCAAGTTCCATTGGTGTTGATACAGCCAAAGTTAATGCTGCTGTTGCTTCTGTATTTAGAATAATACACCAAAAATCGATGATTAATCCTAGCGATGAGTCGGGAACAATATTACAAAATGTTAGAGGAGATATTGAGCTTCATTGTATAAGCTTTAAATATCCATCCAGGCCAGATATTCAAATTTTCCAGGACCTCAGCCTGGCTATTCATTCCGGCAAG ACTGTTGCCTTAGTTGGAGAAAGTGGGAGCGGTAAATCGACAGTGATTGCATTGCTGCAAAGATTCTATGATCCAGATTCAGGTCATATCACTCTCGACGGAGTCAAAATCCAGATGCTTCAGCTGAAATGGTTTAGACAGCAGATGGGACTGGTTAGCCAAGAGCCTGTCCTGTTCAACGACACAATCCGCGCCAACATTGCATACGGAAAGGAAGGAAATGTGAGCGAGGCAGAAATTATTGCTGCAGCAGAGTTGGCCAATGCCCACAAATTCATTAGTAGCTTACAACAG GGTTATGAAACAATGGTAGGGGAGCGAGGAATTCAACTGTCTGGAGGACAGAAGCAAAGGGTAGCCATAGCTCGAGCCATAGTGAAGTGTCCGAAGATATTACTGCTAGATGAGGCAACGAGTGCATTAGATGTCGAGTCTGAAAGAGTGGTTCAAGATGCATTGGACAGAATCGTTGTGAATAGGACTACAGTTGTCGTCGCTCATCGATTATCGACAATCAAGAATGCAGATGTTATTGCAGTGCTTAGCAATGGATTTATAGTAGAGAAAGGAAGTCACGAGGAACTAATCAACAACAGAGATGGTTTCTATGCATCCTTAGTTGCTCTTCACATGACTGCTAAAACATAA